The proteins below come from a single Cannabis sativa cultivar Pink pepper isolate KNU-18-1 chromosome 3, ASM2916894v1, whole genome shotgun sequence genomic window:
- the LOC115709301 gene encoding ABC transporter A family member 2 isoform X1, translating into MASRSAVALLFQQYKALLKKNFLLSWRNKRATFVQLFASFIFIFLIFAIQEAIKARFSSSTSYKRVTDPDPQFSFPILPCEEKYYVKLPCVDFVWSGNGSARITSLVNAIRANNPGRPISSDKVRSFRTANEVDDFLFKNPMTCPGALYFVERNASVISYGVQTNSTTLAKRGTFEDPTFKFQIPLQIAAEREIARSLIGVPNFSWTVTLKEFAHPALEIFSALASVGPSFFLATAMFGFVLQMNSLITEKELKLRQAMSMMGLYDSAYWLSWLTWEGILALISSLVIVLVGMMFQFDFFLNNSFAVVFLVFFLFQLNMLGVAFLLSAFITKASSSTTAGFFIFIVGTVTQAVTAFGFPYSSSISKPLRNIWSLFPPNLLAEALQLLVSATATPQDVGVSWSNRGKCAANDDDCVITINDIYIWLVATFFIWLVLAIYFDNIIPNVSGVRKSVFYFLNPGYWIGKGGNNVKEGGICSCIGSLPPQEHITPDDEDVLEEENLVKQQIMEGVDDPNIAVQVRGLGKTYPGSTNMGCCKCKRNPPYQALKGLWVNFAKDQLFCLLGPNGAGKTTAINCLTGITPVTNGDALIYGIPVRSSIGMSKIRKLIGVCPQFDILWDSLSGKEHLDLFASIKGLPPSSIKSVIQKSLEEVKLTEAANIRAGSYSGGMKRRLSVAIALIGDPKLVILDEPTTGMDPITRRHVWDIIENAKRGRAIVLTTHSMEEADILSDRIGIMAKGKLRCIGTSIRLKSRFGTGFIANVSFSVTTNGQATPNRDVVDTTHHEDVKQFFKHHLNVEPKEENKSFLTFVIPHDREVLLPNFFKELQDRVSEFGIADIQLGLTTLEEVFLNIAQQAELESATAEGRLVPLTLTTSGTSIEIPVGARFVGIPGTETSENLRGNMVEVYWDQDESGNLCISGHSDETPIPPNVDPVVSLVPAPPRRGILGRQGVARGIVLDPNQVITSNSH; encoded by the exons ATGGCTTCACGGAGTGCTGTTGCATTGTTGTTTCAACAATACAAGGCACTACTGAAGAAGAATTTCTTGCTCTCATGGCGGAACAAGAGAGCTACTTTCGTCCAGCTATTCGCTTCTTTCATATTCATCTTTCTTATTTTTGCTATCCAGGAGGCAATTAAAGCACGCTTCTCTTCCTCTACTTCTTATAAGAGAGTCACGGACCCAGACCCTCAGTTCTCTTTCCCGATCTTGCCATGTGAGGAAAAGTACTACGTCAAGCTTCCTTGTGTCGATTTTGTATGGAGCGGAAATGGAAGCGCTAGGATCACTAGCCTTGTTAACGCCATTAGAGCCAACAATCCTGGGAGACCGATTTCTTCAGATAAG GTCAGATCATTTAGAACGGCAAATGAAGTAGATGACTTTCTGTTCAAAAATCCAATGACCTGTCCGGGAGCTTTGTATTTTGTGGAAAGAAATGCTTCTGTAATTAGCTATGGCGTTCAAACTAATTCAACTACTCTGGCAAAGCGTGGAACATTCGAAGACCCCACATTTAAGTTCCAAATTCCACTCCAGATTGCCGCGGAACGTGAAATTGCAAGGTCGCTTATTGGAG TTCCAAACTTTAGCTGGACTGTCACACTTAAGGAATTTGCACACCCTGCACTGGAAATCTTCTCTGCACTGGCTTCAGTAGGACCGTCCTTTTTCTTGGCAACTGCCATGTTTGGATTCGTACTGCAGATGAATTCTTTGATCACAGAAAAAGAACTAAAATTGCGGCAG GCTATGTCTATGATGGGTCTTTACGATTCTGCTTACTGGTTGTCATGGCTTACGTGGGAGGGGATTCTCGCCCTTATCTCATCACTTGTTATTGTTCTCGTTGGCATGATGTTTCAGTTTGATTTCTTCTTGAACAACAGTTTTGCTGTTGTATTTTTGGTGTTCTTTCTGTTCCAACTCAATATG CTAGGTGTTGCCTTCTTACTGTCAGCCTTCATTACCAAGGCATCTTCATCTACAACTGCTGGTTTCTTTATATTTATTGTTGGCACTGTAACTCAG GCTGTTACAGCATTTGGATTTCCCTACTCTTCTAGCATCTCTAAACCACTCAGAAACATTTGGTCACTCTTCCCACCTAATCTTCTTGCTGAAGCCTTACAATTACTTGTTAGTGCAACTGCCACTCCCCAAGATGTTGGGGTCAGCTGGAGTAATAGAGGAAAGTGCGCCGCGAATGATGACGATTGTGTGATAACAATT AATGATATTTACATTTGGCTGGTGGCTACATTCTTCATTTGGTTAGTGTTGGCAATCTACTTTGATAACATTATCCCTAATGTGTCTGGTGTAAGAAAATCtgtattttactttttaaatccTGGGTACTGGATAGGAAAAGGTGGCAACAATGTGAAAG AGGGTGGCATTTGCAGTTGCATAGGCTCTCTTCCACCACAGGAGCATATTACCCCAGATGATGAAGATGTCCTTGAAGAGGAGAACTTAGTGAAACAACAAATCATGGAAGGTGTTGATGACCCAAACATTGCTGTGCAGGTTCGTGGCCTTGGAAAAACTTATCCTGGGTCTACAAACATGGGTTGCTGCAAATGCAAGAGAAATCCACCTTACCAAGCTTTAAAG GGCTTGTGGGTGAACTTTGCAAAAGATCAGTTGTTTTGTTTACTTGGACCAAACGGAGCAGGAAAGACCACAGCAATTAATTGTTTGACGGGAATCACTCCGGTGACTAATGGAGATG CATTGATTTATGGGATACCTGTACGAAGCTCCATTGGCATGTCTAAAATTCGAAAATTGATAGGTGTTTGTCCCCAG TTTGATATTCTCTGGGATTCACTTTCTGGGAAGGAGCATCTTGATCTCTTTGCCAGTATTAAAGGCCTACCCCCATCTTCAATAAAATCA GTTATCCAAAAATCACTTGAGGAGGTGAAACTCACTGAGGCAGCCAACATACGAGCTGGCAGTTATAGCGGAGGAATGAAACGCCGACTTAGTGTTGCAATAGCACTTATTGGTGATCCAAAATTAGTCATTTTGGATGAACCT ACAACTGGTATGGACCCAATTACAAGAAGACATGTATGGGATATTATAGAGAATGCTAAAAGAGGGCGTGCAATTGTCCTAACAACACATTCAATGGAAGAAGCTGACATTTTAAGTGATCGGATTGGAATTATGGCGAAGGGTAAGCTACGCTGCATTGGAACCTCAATCAGACTGAAGTCACGTTTTGGGACGGGCTTTATAGCTAATGTGAGCTTTTCTGTCACCACCAATGGACAAGCTACTCCCAACAGGGACGTAGTTGATACAACTCATCATGAGGATGTGAAGCAATTCTTTAAACAT CATTTAAATGTTGAACCAAAGGAGGAGAACAAATCCTTTCTTACCTTTGTCATTCCTCATGACAGAGAGGTGCTTTTGCCG AATTTTTTCAAAGAGCTCCAAGATAGAGTAAGTGAGTTTGGGATAGCTGACATTCAACTGGGTCTCACAACTCTTGAAGAAGTTTTCTTAAATATCGCACAGCAAGCCGAACTAGAAAGTGCAACAGCCGAGGGTAGACTTGTTCCTCTTACTTTGACAACTTCAGGAACATCAATTGAG ATACCAGTTGGAGCTAGGTTCGTGGGGATTCCAGGAACAGAAACATCAGAGAATCTTAGAGGAAATATGGTAGAAGTATACTGGGACCAAGATGAGTCTGGTAATCTATGCATCTCTGGCCACTCAGATGAAACTCCAATACCTCCAAATGTGGATCCAGTAGTATCTTTAGTACCCGCTCCACCACGCAGAGGTATCTTAGGCCGACAAGGAGTAGCCAGAGGCATTGTGCTTGATCCCAATCAGGTCATCACAAGTAACTCTCATTGA
- the LOC133036179 gene encoding secreted RxLR effector protein 161-like: MKFKMHDAKLVVTPLAQHVKLTKDQAPQTEDERRHMDSIPYADCVGCLMYVMVCTRLDLAYAMSIISRFITDPGPKHWDVVKWVMMYVIGSLNLGLVYKEDEKRCREVEGFVESDYAGCIDTRRLLTGYIFTALGGCIRWKSNLQSVVALSSTEAEYMAAIEAIKEAI, translated from the coding sequence ATGAAGTTCAAGATGCATGATGCCAAACTAGTTGTAACTCCCTTAGCTCAACACGTCAAGCTTACTAAAGATCAAGCACCCCAGACTGAAGATGAAAGGAGACACATGGATAGCATACCATATGCTGACTGTGTAGGATGTCTGATGTATGTCATGGTCTGCACAAGGCTTGACTTGGCCTATGCTATGAGCATTATCAGCAGGTTTATTACTGATCCTGGACCTAAGCACTGGGATGTTGTTAAATGGGTAATGATGTATGTTATAGGGTCTTTGAACCTTGGCCTAGTCTACAAAGAAGATGAGAAAAGATGCCGTGAAGTGGAGGGCTTTGTTGAATCAGACTATGCTGGATGCATAGATACAAGAAGATTACTTACAGGCTACATTTTCACAGCTCTAGGTGGATGCATCCGCTGGAAATCCAACCTTCAAAGTGTTGTAGCCTTGTCATCTACAGAGGCTGAGTATATGGCTGCAATTGAAGCCATAAAAGAAGCAATCTAG
- the LOC115709301 gene encoding ABC transporter A family member 2 isoform X2, translating into MASRSAVALLFQQYKALLKKNFLLSWRNKRATFVQLFASFIFIFLIFAIQEAIKARFSSSTSYKRVTDPDPQFSFPILPCEEKYYVKLPCVDFVWSGNGSARITSLVNAIRANNPGRPISSDKVRSFRTANEVDDFLFKNPMTCPGALYFVERNASVISYGVQTNSTTLAKRGTFEDPTFKFQIPLQIAAEREIARSLIGVPNFSWTVTLKEFAHPALEIFSALASVGPSFFLATAMFGFVLQMNSLITEKELKLRQAMSMMGLYDSAYWLSWLTWEGILALISSLVIVLVGMMFQFDFFLNNSFAVVFLVFFLFQLNMAVTAFGFPYSSSISKPLRNIWSLFPPNLLAEALQLLVSATATPQDVGVSWSNRGKCAANDDDCVITINDIYIWLVATFFIWLVLAIYFDNIIPNVSGVRKSVFYFLNPGYWIGKGGNNVKEGGICSCIGSLPPQEHITPDDEDVLEEENLVKQQIMEGVDDPNIAVQVRGLGKTYPGSTNMGCCKCKRNPPYQALKGLWVNFAKDQLFCLLGPNGAGKTTAINCLTGITPVTNGDALIYGIPVRSSIGMSKIRKLIGVCPQFDILWDSLSGKEHLDLFASIKGLPPSSIKSVIQKSLEEVKLTEAANIRAGSYSGGMKRRLSVAIALIGDPKLVILDEPTTGMDPITRRHVWDIIENAKRGRAIVLTTHSMEEADILSDRIGIMAKGKLRCIGTSIRLKSRFGTGFIANVSFSVTTNGQATPNRDVVDTTHHEDVKQFFKHHLNVEPKEENKSFLTFVIPHDREVLLPNFFKELQDRVSEFGIADIQLGLTTLEEVFLNIAQQAELESATAEGRLVPLTLTTSGTSIEIPVGARFVGIPGTETSENLRGNMVEVYWDQDESGNLCISGHSDETPIPPNVDPVVSLVPAPPRRGILGRQGVARGIVLDPNQVITSNSH; encoded by the exons ATGGCTTCACGGAGTGCTGTTGCATTGTTGTTTCAACAATACAAGGCACTACTGAAGAAGAATTTCTTGCTCTCATGGCGGAACAAGAGAGCTACTTTCGTCCAGCTATTCGCTTCTTTCATATTCATCTTTCTTATTTTTGCTATCCAGGAGGCAATTAAAGCACGCTTCTCTTCCTCTACTTCTTATAAGAGAGTCACGGACCCAGACCCTCAGTTCTCTTTCCCGATCTTGCCATGTGAGGAAAAGTACTACGTCAAGCTTCCTTGTGTCGATTTTGTATGGAGCGGAAATGGAAGCGCTAGGATCACTAGCCTTGTTAACGCCATTAGAGCCAACAATCCTGGGAGACCGATTTCTTCAGATAAG GTCAGATCATTTAGAACGGCAAATGAAGTAGATGACTTTCTGTTCAAAAATCCAATGACCTGTCCGGGAGCTTTGTATTTTGTGGAAAGAAATGCTTCTGTAATTAGCTATGGCGTTCAAACTAATTCAACTACTCTGGCAAAGCGTGGAACATTCGAAGACCCCACATTTAAGTTCCAAATTCCACTCCAGATTGCCGCGGAACGTGAAATTGCAAGGTCGCTTATTGGAG TTCCAAACTTTAGCTGGACTGTCACACTTAAGGAATTTGCACACCCTGCACTGGAAATCTTCTCTGCACTGGCTTCAGTAGGACCGTCCTTTTTCTTGGCAACTGCCATGTTTGGATTCGTACTGCAGATGAATTCTTTGATCACAGAAAAAGAACTAAAATTGCGGCAG GCTATGTCTATGATGGGTCTTTACGATTCTGCTTACTGGTTGTCATGGCTTACGTGGGAGGGGATTCTCGCCCTTATCTCATCACTTGTTATTGTTCTCGTTGGCATGATGTTTCAGTTTGATTTCTTCTTGAACAACAGTTTTGCTGTTGTATTTTTGGTGTTCTTTCTGTTCCAACTCAATATG GCTGTTACAGCATTTGGATTTCCCTACTCTTCTAGCATCTCTAAACCACTCAGAAACATTTGGTCACTCTTCCCACCTAATCTTCTTGCTGAAGCCTTACAATTACTTGTTAGTGCAACTGCCACTCCCCAAGATGTTGGGGTCAGCTGGAGTAATAGAGGAAAGTGCGCCGCGAATGATGACGATTGTGTGATAACAATT AATGATATTTACATTTGGCTGGTGGCTACATTCTTCATTTGGTTAGTGTTGGCAATCTACTTTGATAACATTATCCCTAATGTGTCTGGTGTAAGAAAATCtgtattttactttttaaatccTGGGTACTGGATAGGAAAAGGTGGCAACAATGTGAAAG AGGGTGGCATTTGCAGTTGCATAGGCTCTCTTCCACCACAGGAGCATATTACCCCAGATGATGAAGATGTCCTTGAAGAGGAGAACTTAGTGAAACAACAAATCATGGAAGGTGTTGATGACCCAAACATTGCTGTGCAGGTTCGTGGCCTTGGAAAAACTTATCCTGGGTCTACAAACATGGGTTGCTGCAAATGCAAGAGAAATCCACCTTACCAAGCTTTAAAG GGCTTGTGGGTGAACTTTGCAAAAGATCAGTTGTTTTGTTTACTTGGACCAAACGGAGCAGGAAAGACCACAGCAATTAATTGTTTGACGGGAATCACTCCGGTGACTAATGGAGATG CATTGATTTATGGGATACCTGTACGAAGCTCCATTGGCATGTCTAAAATTCGAAAATTGATAGGTGTTTGTCCCCAG TTTGATATTCTCTGGGATTCACTTTCTGGGAAGGAGCATCTTGATCTCTTTGCCAGTATTAAAGGCCTACCCCCATCTTCAATAAAATCA GTTATCCAAAAATCACTTGAGGAGGTGAAACTCACTGAGGCAGCCAACATACGAGCTGGCAGTTATAGCGGAGGAATGAAACGCCGACTTAGTGTTGCAATAGCACTTATTGGTGATCCAAAATTAGTCATTTTGGATGAACCT ACAACTGGTATGGACCCAATTACAAGAAGACATGTATGGGATATTATAGAGAATGCTAAAAGAGGGCGTGCAATTGTCCTAACAACACATTCAATGGAAGAAGCTGACATTTTAAGTGATCGGATTGGAATTATGGCGAAGGGTAAGCTACGCTGCATTGGAACCTCAATCAGACTGAAGTCACGTTTTGGGACGGGCTTTATAGCTAATGTGAGCTTTTCTGTCACCACCAATGGACAAGCTACTCCCAACAGGGACGTAGTTGATACAACTCATCATGAGGATGTGAAGCAATTCTTTAAACAT CATTTAAATGTTGAACCAAAGGAGGAGAACAAATCCTTTCTTACCTTTGTCATTCCTCATGACAGAGAGGTGCTTTTGCCG AATTTTTTCAAAGAGCTCCAAGATAGAGTAAGTGAGTTTGGGATAGCTGACATTCAACTGGGTCTCACAACTCTTGAAGAAGTTTTCTTAAATATCGCACAGCAAGCCGAACTAGAAAGTGCAACAGCCGAGGGTAGACTTGTTCCTCTTACTTTGACAACTTCAGGAACATCAATTGAG ATACCAGTTGGAGCTAGGTTCGTGGGGATTCCAGGAACAGAAACATCAGAGAATCTTAGAGGAAATATGGTAGAAGTATACTGGGACCAAGATGAGTCTGGTAATCTATGCATCTCTGGCCACTCAGATGAAACTCCAATACCTCCAAATGTGGATCCAGTAGTATCTTTAGTACCCGCTCCACCACGCAGAGGTATCTTAGGCCGACAAGGAGTAGCCAGAGGCATTGTGCTTGATCCCAATCAGGTCATCACAAGTAACTCTCATTGA